Proteins encoded together in one Canis aureus isolate CA01 chromosome 21, VMU_Caureus_v.1.0, whole genome shotgun sequence window:
- the LOC144293165 gene encoding olfactory receptor-like protein OLF2: MDGKNCSSVNEFLLVGISNKPGVKVTLFITFLIVYLIILVANLGMIILIRMDSQLHTPMYFFLSHLSFSDVCYSTAVGPRMLVGFIAKNKSIPFYSCAMQWLVFCTFVDSECLLLAVMAFDRYKAISHPLLYTVSMSSRMCSLLMAGVYLVGIMDASVNTILTFRLCFCESNVINHFFCDVPPLLLLSCSDTQVNELVIFTIFGFIELITLSGLFVSYCYIILAVRKINSAEGRFKAFSTCTSHLTAVAIFQGTLLFIYFRPSSSYSLDQDKIISLFYSLVIPMLNPLIYSLRNKDVKEALKKLKKNLNLKK; encoded by the coding sequence atGGATGGAAAAAATTGCTCTTCCGTGAATGAATTCCTTCTCGTGGGAATTAGCAATAAGCCTGGAGTTAAAGTGACTCTATTTATCACATTTCTAATTGTCTATCTCATCATTCTTGTTGCAAACCTCGGGATGATCATTTTAATTAGGATGGACTCCCAGCTTCACACACCCATGTATTTCTTCCTGAGCCATCTCTCCTTCAGTGACGTCTGCTATTCTACAGCAGTCGGACCCAGGATGCTGGTAGGCTTCATTGCCAAGAACAAGTCAATTCCTTTCTACAGCTGTGCTATGCAATGGTTGGTGTTCTGTACCTTTGTAGATTCTGAGTGTCTACTGCTGGCAGTGATGGCCTTTGATCGGTACAAAGCCATTAGCCACCCCTTGCTCTATACAGTCAGCATGTCCAGCAGAATGTGCTCCCTGCTGATGGCTGGGGTTTACTTGGTGGGAATTATGGATGCTTCAGTAAATACAATATTAACATTCCGGTTATGTTTCTGTGAGTCGAATGTGATTAACCATTTCTTCTGTGATGTCCCACCTCTCCTCTTGTTATCTTGCTCAGACACACAAGTTAATGAGTTAGTGATATTCACCATTTTTGGCTTCATTGAACTGATTACTCTTTCAGGGCTTTTTGTGTCTTACTGCTATATTATCCTAGCGGTGAGAAAGATCAACTCTGCTGAGGGGAGGTTCAAAGCTTTCTCCACCTGCACCTCCCACTTAACTGCTGTTGCAATTTTCCAGGGAACTCTGCTCTTTATATATTTCCGGCCAAGCTCTTCCTACTCCCTTGATCaagacaaaattatttcattgttttactcCCTTGTGATTCCCATGCTAAACCCTCTGATTTATAGCCTACGGAACAAGGATGTGAAAGAGGCcctgaagaaacttaaaaaaaacttaaacttaaaaaaataa